The Coffea arabica cultivar ET-39 chromosome 10e, Coffea Arabica ET-39 HiFi, whole genome shotgun sequence region ttctacagtaaactacagtaaaattttagacaaactcccaaaaaactcacatTTCAAACACGGCTAACTTAGCATGCGTCCACTTATAAAAGAAATAACGACGTTACTAAATAATAGATATAAATATagaaatcatataaaatcaaggAGGTGGATTCTATCACTTGAGTCATATTTTACTTACTACAAAACTTTCGGTGAAGTATTATTGTCggccttttatttatttattcgtttTATTCTATACCAAGTAACAGGCAAGATTATAAAGAAATTTCCGATTGGAAGATGCAGCTTTCTTGGTTAACAACATGTTGGCAACGAGGCTTTAGAAAGATATTAGGATCCATAATGAGGCTTTGGAAAGATATTAGTGATCCAAATGAGAGGGTGGCACTAATATGTTGTCAACCTCAACTTGACCACTTATTTTATGAGTGGCGTTCAACCTTTGAAAGTTCAACCTTTTAAAAAGTACTCATTCTACAAGTTGCACGTGGCATGACAAAATGCGGCCTActttctttagggttttctatCTTTCCATTGATAGAATGCGGCCTACcttttttgagagttttctttccatATAGGTTAGAAAATTCAATTACTCCCTTAATTAATTTCATGCTTATCACAAGAAAATGctcaaaaattttaactttCCACGAGAGCCAGCTGTTTGCATGTAAAGTAACTGAACCAGAGAAGTCGAATATGATGGGAAATAAATAGCCACATATGTTTTTCAATTATATATGAATTCATGCATTATCACTGAAAAAAGCTTTACGTGAGTCCCTAATATTCTTGCAACATGGTACAAGTTACTATGATTTGACGACCTCTTCTTACACGTACGTGTTGCTTGACTGCATCTAGACATATTTGTATAATTTATACGATGAATCCATAAAAGTCATACCTAAAACGTGTCTAGgcatttttttatcatttttttttagagatattattttctaactacAAAAATCAAATTCTAGTCATTATCCAATTATTATGATCCCTTCAAATCTGTGCCCGTCACCCGGTCCGACGCCTCTAGTTTTTACTACCCAACTGTTTTGATTGAATTCATGACACCAGCCAGTCCAAGGCCAGGCCGGCAGACAAGCAATTATCAACTCAAGAAGCCAGCCGTCAGCGATTCTGCATTATTAAttgtgagtgtgtgtgtgtgtgtgtgtttattcACTTTAAGTTTTGTTTATTTAATCATATAGTAGTATCTGATAgtgtggcaaaaaaaaaaaaaaaaagaaagaagagcgTACCTGAAAATCCTTTTTTGCGATCATTCCAACGGTGCAGAAAACAGTGGCAAAAAGACACATAACCAGCTGAATTTCCAGCACCAAAGTGTAAGTAATCGCCTGCTTTGCCTTGAGATACATCAGCTCCACCACTGGCAAAATGAAGCCGTACAAAACCGCAGCTGCAACCGTCATGAGGAACCCCAAAACATACATCTTGGTGGACTCACCCTTGGGCCGGTCACTGCTGGAGTGCATAGCCAGAACCCCGGCTCCCACGGTCAGCAAAACGACAGCGTTTACTGAATATGCAGTAAACTTCTGCTTGACAAGAAGGAAAGCAAAGACAGCAGTGAAAGCAAGCTGTGAAGCAATGATGATGGAAGAGGTCGAAACGGGGAGCCGAGCCATTCCGTAGGCGTACAAGTAGTCGTCTATGCCGGTCACGAGGCCGACGGCGGCGGCGGCAATGAATAGAGGATATTTCATCAACACTAGCTTGGTGTTTGGCCCTTCAGTTTTGCGGCGGTGGAAATAGGAGATGAGTAGTGGGATGGCAATAATAGGAAATCCTACGGTTTGTAACCAGCTTGAAAGCCAGATTCTTTTGCCTCCTTTGACGAAGTAGAGACGCATGATTATCGG contains the following coding sequences:
- the LOC113711848 gene encoding purine permease 3-like, encoding MDAQVNSALSKALLVVNCLILAIGNCGGPIIMRLYFVKGGKRIWLSSWLQTVGFPIIAIPLLISYFHRRKTEGPNTKLVLMKYPLFIAAAAVGLVTGIDDYLYAYGMARLPVSTSSIIIASQLAFTAVFAFLLVKQKFTAYSVNAVVLLTVGAGVLAMHSSSDRPKGESTKMYVLGFLMTVAAAVLYGFILPVVELMYLKAKQAITYTLVLEIQLVMCLFATVFCTVGMIAKKDFQAMAREARAYALGEAEYYLVVTWSAVIWQFFFLGVIGVIFCASSLLSAIMIAVLLPVTEVIAVIVFQEKFQAEKGVALFLSLWGFVSYFYGEIKNKKSKEEIEGQKNDSQSTEMTPIQ